One Ahaetulla prasina isolate Xishuangbanna chromosome 17, ASM2864084v1, whole genome shotgun sequence genomic window carries:
- the FERMT3 gene encoding fermitin family homolog 3 isoform X1 codes for MLLCVTRFFFFGFFPRQRSREEVARGVGCKEDALNWGKTCRERRARTKGQRWWFPGDVFSNPAGEIWKKLQGGRPKRGRTTMAGIKTASGEYIDDSWELRVFVEDLGPEAEPITLRVSGSLHIGGIMLQIADKLKLQKDWSDHALWWEQKKLWLLKTNWSLDKYGILADAKLHFTPQHKPVLLFLPNRSSVRVRANFAQPVFRTVCDLCRLLAIRHPEELSLLRAPEEKDKRKQKEKEETTARSYDLTSVRLPASAEQQTFRGMPAHFSDSAETEDCYRMLSVSQTNLTPEQIVRMHRPGSLVEKTKINSRWLDSSRTLLQQEVKEQECLWLRFKYYSFFDLEPKYDVVRINQMYEQARWSVLLEETDCTEEEMIVFAALQYRINQLSLNAAPVEQSSESGLDDLDKALANLEVKLEGSTPTPNVLDSLTAIPELKDHLRIFRPRKLTLKGYKQYWVTFKETTISYFKSPEDTLGEPVQQLNLKGCEVVPDVNISGQKFCIKLLVPSPDGMSEIHLRCSDEQQYASWMAGCRLAAKGKTMADASYQAEKENILSFLKLQKTNPEMSLTAETEGTQWLVSPRYQKKFKPKQLTPRILEAYQNVSQHSLVEAKMKFIQAWQSLPDFGISYFVVRFKGSRKDEILGIANNRLIRIDLAVGDVVKTWRYSNMRQWNVNWDIRQVAIEFDEHINVAFSCISAGCKTVHEYIGGYIFLSTRTADRSQTLNEELFHKLTGGHEAL; via the exons ATGCTCTTGTGTgtcaccaggttttttttttttggtttttttccgaGGCAGCGCAGCAGGGAGGAAGTTGCAAGGGGGGTGGGGTGCAAAGAAGACGCCCTTAATTGGGGAAAGACCTGCAGGGAGAGGCGGGCTAGAACAAAAGGCCAGCGGTGGTGGTTCCCCGGGGACGTGTTTTCGAATCCAGCTGGGGAGATCTGGAAAAAACTTCAGGGGGGAAGACCGAAGCGGGGAAG GACCACCATGGCTGGCATAAAAACAGCGAGCGGAGAGTATATTGATGACTCCTGGGAGCTCAGGGTCTTCGTGGAGGACCTGGGACCTGAGGCGGAGCCCATCACACTCCGAGTCTCCGGGAGCCTGCATATAGGAGGCATCATGTTACAGATTGCAGACAAATTGA AACTTCAGAAGGACTGGTCAGATCACGCCTTGTGGTGGGAGCAGAAGAAACTTTGGCTCTTGAAGACGAACTGGAGCCTGGATAAATACGGAATCCTGGCCGACGCCAAACTCCACTTTACTCCGCAGCATAAACCGGTGCTGCTTTTCCTGCCCAACCGTAGCAGCGTCCGGGTCCGAGCCAATTTCGCCCAGCCCGTCTTCCGCACCGTTTGTGATCTTTGCAGGCTACTCG CCATCCGTCACCCGGAAGAGTTGTCCTTGCTGCGGGCGCCCGAAGAGAAGGACAAACggaagcagaaggagaaagaggagaccaCGGCTCGGAGTTATGACCTCACCAGCGTCCGGCTGCCAGCAA GCGCAGAGCAACAGACTTTCCGTGGGATGCCTGCTCATTTTTCAGATAGCGCCGAAACCGAGGACTGCTATCGGATGCTGTCGGTCAGCCAGACGAACCTGACCCCCGAGCAGATTGTCCGAATGCACCGACCGGGATCCCTTGTGGAAAAGACCAAGATCAACAGCAG atgGCTGGATTCGTCTCGCACTTTGCTACAACAAGAAGTAAAAGAACAGGAGTGTTTATGGCTGCGCTTCAAGTATTACAGCTTTTTCGATCTGGAACCAAAG TACGACGTCGTCCGGATCAACCAGATGTACGAACAAGCCCGCTGGTCGGTGCTGCTGGAAGAGACTGATTGCACGGAGGAAGAGATGATCGTCTTCGCTGCCTTACAA TATCGCATCAACCAGCTGTCCTTGAACGCCGCTCCTGTGGAGCAGTCCAGCGAATCCGGCCTGGATGACTTAGACAAAGCTTTGGCTAACTTGGAGGTCAAATTGGAAGGGTCAACCCCAACTCCGAATGTTTTG GACAGTCTGACAGCCATCCCAGAATTGAAGGATCACCTTCGAATCTTCAG GCCCCGCAAACTGACCCTGAAAGGTTATAAGCAGTATTGGGTGACTTTCAAAGAAACGACCATCTCGTATTTCAAGAGCCCAGAAGACACGTTGGGAGAACCTGTCCAACAGCTCAACCTGAAAG GCTGTGAAGTAGTGCCAGATGTCAACATCTCTGGCCAGAAATTCTGCATTAAGTTGCTGGTCCCTTCTCCTGATGGAATGAGCGAGATACATCTGAGATGTTCAGAC GAGCAGCAATACGCCAGTTGGATGGCCGGCTGCCGTTTGGCAGCGAAAGGGAAGACCATGGCAGACGCGTCCTACCAAGCCGAGAAGGAGAACATTCTCTCCTTCCTGAAGTTGCAGAAGACCAACCCGGAAATGTCCCTCACGGCAGAGACGGAAGGGACCCAATGGCTGGTGTCTCCTCGCTACCAGAAGAAGTTCAAACCTAAGCAG TTAACTCCCCGCATCCTTGAGGCCTATCAGAATGTCTCTCAGCACTCCCTGGTTGAAGCCAAGATGAAATTCATCCAAGCCTGGCAGTCCCTCCCTGACTTCGGCATTTCGTACTTCGTGGTCAG GTtcaaaggcagcaggaaagacgaaATCTTGGGGATCGCCAACAACCGCCTGATCCGGATTGACCTTGCCGTCGGGGATGTGGTAAAGACGTGGCGGTACAGCAACATGCGTCAGTGGAACGTCAACTGGGACATTCGCCAG GTGGCCATTGAATTCGACGAGCACATCAACGTGGCCTTCAGCTGCATCTCCGCGGGCTGCAAGACGGTCCACGAATACATCGGGGGTTACATCTTCCTGTCCACTCGGACAGCTGACCGAAGCCAGACGCTGAATGAAGAGCTCTTCCACAAGTTGACAGGGGGCCATGAAGCCCTCTGA
- the FERMT3 gene encoding fermitin family homolog 3 isoform X3: MPAHFSDSAETEDCYRMLSVSQTNLTPEQIVRMHRPGSLVEKTKINSRWLDSSRTLLQQEVKEQECLWLRFKYYSFFDLEPKYDVVRINQMYEQARWSVLLEETDCTEEEMIVFAALQYRINQLSLNAAPVEQSSESGLDDLDKALANLEVKLEGSTPTPNVLDSLTAIPELKDHLRIFRPRKLTLKGYKQYWVTFKETTISYFKSPEDTLGEPVQQLNLKGCEVVPDVNISGQKFCIKLLVPSPDGMSEIHLRCSDEQQYASWMAGCRLAAKGKTMADASYQAEKENILSFLKLQKTNPEMSLTAETEGTQWLVSPRYQKKFKPKQLTPRILEAYQNVSQHSLVEAKMKFIQAWQSLPDFGISYFVVRFKGSRKDEILGIANNRLIRIDLAVGDVVKTWRYSNMRQWNVNWDIRQVAIEFDEHINVAFSCISAGCKTVHEYIGGYIFLSTRTADRSQTLNEELFHKLTGGHEAL, encoded by the exons ATGCCTGCTCATTTTTCAGATAGCGCCGAAACCGAGGACTGCTATCGGATGCTGTCGGTCAGCCAGACGAACCTGACCCCCGAGCAGATTGTCCGAATGCACCGACCGGGATCCCTTGTGGAAAAGACCAAGATCAACAGCAG atgGCTGGATTCGTCTCGCACTTTGCTACAACAAGAAGTAAAAGAACAGGAGTGTTTATGGCTGCGCTTCAAGTATTACAGCTTTTTCGATCTGGAACCAAAG TACGACGTCGTCCGGATCAACCAGATGTACGAACAAGCCCGCTGGTCGGTGCTGCTGGAAGAGACTGATTGCACGGAGGAAGAGATGATCGTCTTCGCTGCCTTACAA TATCGCATCAACCAGCTGTCCTTGAACGCCGCTCCTGTGGAGCAGTCCAGCGAATCCGGCCTGGATGACTTAGACAAAGCTTTGGCTAACTTGGAGGTCAAATTGGAAGGGTCAACCCCAACTCCGAATGTTTTG GACAGTCTGACAGCCATCCCAGAATTGAAGGATCACCTTCGAATCTTCAG GCCCCGCAAACTGACCCTGAAAGGTTATAAGCAGTATTGGGTGACTTTCAAAGAAACGACCATCTCGTATTTCAAGAGCCCAGAAGACACGTTGGGAGAACCTGTCCAACAGCTCAACCTGAAAG GCTGTGAAGTAGTGCCAGATGTCAACATCTCTGGCCAGAAATTCTGCATTAAGTTGCTGGTCCCTTCTCCTGATGGAATGAGCGAGATACATCTGAGATGTTCAGAC GAGCAGCAATACGCCAGTTGGATGGCCGGCTGCCGTTTGGCAGCGAAAGGGAAGACCATGGCAGACGCGTCCTACCAAGCCGAGAAGGAGAACATTCTCTCCTTCCTGAAGTTGCAGAAGACCAACCCGGAAATGTCCCTCACGGCAGAGACGGAAGGGACCCAATGGCTGGTGTCTCCTCGCTACCAGAAGAAGTTCAAACCTAAGCAG TTAACTCCCCGCATCCTTGAGGCCTATCAGAATGTCTCTCAGCACTCCCTGGTTGAAGCCAAGATGAAATTCATCCAAGCCTGGCAGTCCCTCCCTGACTTCGGCATTTCGTACTTCGTGGTCAG GTtcaaaggcagcaggaaagacgaaATCTTGGGGATCGCCAACAACCGCCTGATCCGGATTGACCTTGCCGTCGGGGATGTGGTAAAGACGTGGCGGTACAGCAACATGCGTCAGTGGAACGTCAACTGGGACATTCGCCAG GTGGCCATTGAATTCGACGAGCACATCAACGTGGCCTTCAGCTGCATCTCCGCGGGCTGCAAGACGGTCCACGAATACATCGGGGGTTACATCTTCCTGTCCACTCGGACAGCTGACCGAAGCCAGACGCTGAATGAAGAGCTCTTCCACAAGTTGACAGGGGGCCATGAAGCCCTCTGA
- the FERMT3 gene encoding fermitin family homolog 3 isoform X2 produces MAGIKTASGEYIDDSWELRVFVEDLGPEAEPITLRVSGSLHIGGIMLQIADKLKLQKDWSDHALWWEQKKLWLLKTNWSLDKYGILADAKLHFTPQHKPVLLFLPNRSSVRVRANFAQPVFRTVCDLCRLLAIRHPEELSLLRAPEEKDKRKQKEKEETTARSYDLTSVRLPASAEQQTFRGMPAHFSDSAETEDCYRMLSVSQTNLTPEQIVRMHRPGSLVEKTKINSRWLDSSRTLLQQEVKEQECLWLRFKYYSFFDLEPKYDVVRINQMYEQARWSVLLEETDCTEEEMIVFAALQYRINQLSLNAAPVEQSSESGLDDLDKALANLEVKLEGSTPTPNVLDSLTAIPELKDHLRIFRPRKLTLKGYKQYWVTFKETTISYFKSPEDTLGEPVQQLNLKGCEVVPDVNISGQKFCIKLLVPSPDGMSEIHLRCSDEQQYASWMAGCRLAAKGKTMADASYQAEKENILSFLKLQKTNPEMSLTAETEGTQWLVSPRYQKKFKPKQLTPRILEAYQNVSQHSLVEAKMKFIQAWQSLPDFGISYFVVRFKGSRKDEILGIANNRLIRIDLAVGDVVKTWRYSNMRQWNVNWDIRQVAIEFDEHINVAFSCISAGCKTVHEYIGGYIFLSTRTADRSQTLNEELFHKLTGGHEAL; encoded by the exons ATGGCTGGCATAAAAACAGCGAGCGGAGAGTATATTGATGACTCCTGGGAGCTCAGGGTCTTCGTGGAGGACCTGGGACCTGAGGCGGAGCCCATCACACTCCGAGTCTCCGGGAGCCTGCATATAGGAGGCATCATGTTACAGATTGCAGACAAATTGA AACTTCAGAAGGACTGGTCAGATCACGCCTTGTGGTGGGAGCAGAAGAAACTTTGGCTCTTGAAGACGAACTGGAGCCTGGATAAATACGGAATCCTGGCCGACGCCAAACTCCACTTTACTCCGCAGCATAAACCGGTGCTGCTTTTCCTGCCCAACCGTAGCAGCGTCCGGGTCCGAGCCAATTTCGCCCAGCCCGTCTTCCGCACCGTTTGTGATCTTTGCAGGCTACTCG CCATCCGTCACCCGGAAGAGTTGTCCTTGCTGCGGGCGCCCGAAGAGAAGGACAAACggaagcagaaggagaaagaggagaccaCGGCTCGGAGTTATGACCTCACCAGCGTCCGGCTGCCAGCAA GCGCAGAGCAACAGACTTTCCGTGGGATGCCTGCTCATTTTTCAGATAGCGCCGAAACCGAGGACTGCTATCGGATGCTGTCGGTCAGCCAGACGAACCTGACCCCCGAGCAGATTGTCCGAATGCACCGACCGGGATCCCTTGTGGAAAAGACCAAGATCAACAGCAG atgGCTGGATTCGTCTCGCACTTTGCTACAACAAGAAGTAAAAGAACAGGAGTGTTTATGGCTGCGCTTCAAGTATTACAGCTTTTTCGATCTGGAACCAAAG TACGACGTCGTCCGGATCAACCAGATGTACGAACAAGCCCGCTGGTCGGTGCTGCTGGAAGAGACTGATTGCACGGAGGAAGAGATGATCGTCTTCGCTGCCTTACAA TATCGCATCAACCAGCTGTCCTTGAACGCCGCTCCTGTGGAGCAGTCCAGCGAATCCGGCCTGGATGACTTAGACAAAGCTTTGGCTAACTTGGAGGTCAAATTGGAAGGGTCAACCCCAACTCCGAATGTTTTG GACAGTCTGACAGCCATCCCAGAATTGAAGGATCACCTTCGAATCTTCAG GCCCCGCAAACTGACCCTGAAAGGTTATAAGCAGTATTGGGTGACTTTCAAAGAAACGACCATCTCGTATTTCAAGAGCCCAGAAGACACGTTGGGAGAACCTGTCCAACAGCTCAACCTGAAAG GCTGTGAAGTAGTGCCAGATGTCAACATCTCTGGCCAGAAATTCTGCATTAAGTTGCTGGTCCCTTCTCCTGATGGAATGAGCGAGATACATCTGAGATGTTCAGAC GAGCAGCAATACGCCAGTTGGATGGCCGGCTGCCGTTTGGCAGCGAAAGGGAAGACCATGGCAGACGCGTCCTACCAAGCCGAGAAGGAGAACATTCTCTCCTTCCTGAAGTTGCAGAAGACCAACCCGGAAATGTCCCTCACGGCAGAGACGGAAGGGACCCAATGGCTGGTGTCTCCTCGCTACCAGAAGAAGTTCAAACCTAAGCAG TTAACTCCCCGCATCCTTGAGGCCTATCAGAATGTCTCTCAGCACTCCCTGGTTGAAGCCAAGATGAAATTCATCCAAGCCTGGCAGTCCCTCCCTGACTTCGGCATTTCGTACTTCGTGGTCAG GTtcaaaggcagcaggaaagacgaaATCTTGGGGATCGCCAACAACCGCCTGATCCGGATTGACCTTGCCGTCGGGGATGTGGTAAAGACGTGGCGGTACAGCAACATGCGTCAGTGGAACGTCAACTGGGACATTCGCCAG GTGGCCATTGAATTCGACGAGCACATCAACGTGGCCTTCAGCTGCATCTCCGCGGGCTGCAAGACGGTCCACGAATACATCGGGGGTTACATCTTCCTGTCCACTCGGACAGCTGACCGAAGCCAGACGCTGAATGAAGAGCTCTTCCACAAGTTGACAGGGGGCCATGAAGCCCTCTGA